From Burkholderia sp. WP9, a single genomic window includes:
- a CDS encoding aspartate transaminase, giving the protein MSASRIAARVQRIKPSPSSAAADRAAELRRQGKTIVNLVVGEPDFDTPAHIRQAAFEAMERGETRYTQTAGTPALRAAIAAKLQRENGLSYDSKHIIVTCGAKHAIFNALAVTVEEGDEVLIPAPYWVSYPDMVLACDGVPVVVPCTEADGFKLTPAALEAAITSRTRWLIINSPTNPTGATYTAAELRALADVLLRHPQVLVMMDDIYEHIRFEGEASQHLLSIEPELASRTLVVNGVSKTYAMTGWRIGYAAGPADLIGAMDTLQSQSTSNASSISQAAALAALTGDQSFVQQSVRTYRERRDHALEALNAISGISCKTPGGAFYLYVNCGGMIGRTTPQGKRLEGDADVVLYLLEQAGVALVAGSAYGVSPFFRMSIATSIEIIDEGCRKIAAAVAALN; this is encoded by the coding sequence GTGAGTGCATCGCGCATCGCCGCCCGCGTCCAGCGAATCAAACCTTCGCCGAGCAGCGCCGCGGCCGACCGCGCCGCGGAACTGCGGCGGCAGGGCAAGACCATCGTCAACCTCGTGGTCGGCGAACCCGACTTCGACACGCCGGCGCATATTCGCCAGGCCGCTTTCGAAGCGATGGAACGTGGCGAAACACGCTATACGCAAACGGCGGGCACGCCGGCGCTGCGCGCCGCGATCGCGGCGAAGCTGCAACGAGAGAACGGTCTCTCGTACGACTCCAAGCACATCATCGTGACGTGCGGCGCCAAACATGCGATTTTCAACGCGCTCGCCGTCACCGTGGAAGAGGGTGACGAAGTCCTGATTCCCGCGCCGTACTGGGTGTCGTACCCGGATATGGTGCTTGCCTGCGACGGCGTGCCGGTCGTCGTGCCCTGCACCGAGGCCGACGGTTTCAAGCTCACGCCCGCCGCGCTCGAAGCGGCGATTACGTCGCGCACGCGCTGGCTGATCATCAATTCGCCGACCAATCCCACCGGCGCGACCTACACGGCCGCCGAACTGCGCGCGCTGGCGGACGTGCTACTGCGTCACCCGCAAGTGCTGGTGATGATGGACGATATCTACGAGCACATCCGCTTCGAAGGCGAGGCATCGCAGCATCTGCTGTCGATCGAACCCGAACTCGCTTCGCGCACGCTGGTGGTCAACGGCGTCTCGAAGACTTACGCGATGACCGGCTGGCGCATCGGCTACGCAGCCGGCCCCGCCGATCTGATCGGCGCCATGGACACGCTTCAGTCGCAATCCACCAGCAATGCCAGCTCGATCAGTCAGGCCGCGGCGCTCGCCGCATTGACCGGCGACCAGAGCTTCGTTCAGCAATCCGTGCGGACCTATCGCGAGCGCCGCGACCACGCGCTCGAAGCGCTCAACGCGATTTCCGGCATCAGTTGCAAGACGCCGGGCGGCGCCTTCTATCTGTATGTCAACTGCGGCGGCATGATCGGCCGCACGACGCCGCAAGGCAAGCGACTCGAAGGAGACGCCGACGTGGTTCTCTATCTGCTGGAGCAGGCGGGCGTCGCGCTGGTTGCCGGATCGGCCTACGGCGTGTCGCCTTTCTTCCGGATGTCGATCGCCACGAGCATCGAGATCATCGACGAAGGCTGCAGGAAGATCGCTGCCGCCGTCGCCGCCCTGAACTGA
- a CDS encoding biotin/lipoyl-containing protein, which produces MDLQKIKALIDLLAESPLAKLEVIEGEERVKLVKAKRRGKRQHAPAGEQRIATKSASADTPEAQLPLAEPARSAEPARTPEASSTNAEAARTPRLVHAPMFGVVHLTPAPGEAPFVNPGDTVEEGQVLCTIEAMKMFNAIESEFSGAVLEVLVTPGSEVESGQPLFRIG; this is translated from the coding sequence ATGGATCTCCAGAAGATTAAGGCGCTTATCGACCTGTTGGCGGAATCTCCGCTGGCCAAGCTCGAAGTCATCGAGGGCGAGGAAAGGGTCAAGCTCGTGAAGGCGAAACGGCGTGGCAAACGCCAGCATGCGCCGGCGGGCGAGCAACGTATCGCCACGAAGTCGGCATCCGCGGATACGCCAGAGGCTCAATTGCCGCTCGCCGAACCGGCTCGATCCGCCGAGCCGGCCCGCACACCCGAGGCATCCTCCACAAACGCCGAAGCCGCGAGAACACCTCGACTGGTTCATGCGCCCATGTTCGGTGTCGTTCATCTGACGCCGGCGCCGGGCGAGGCGCCGTTCGTGAATCCCGGCGACACTGTCGAGGAAGGGCAAGTGCTCTGCACGATCGAGGCGATGAAAATGTTCAACGCGATCGAATCCGAGTTCAGCGGCGCCGTTCTGGAGGTTCTCGTCACGCCGGGCAGCGAGGTCGAATCTGGCCAGCCGCTTTTCCGGATCGGTTGA
- the nac gene encoding nitrogen assimilation transcriptional regulator NAC: MNLRRLKYFVKIVDIGSLTQAAEVLHIAQPALSQQLITLEDEFQQQLLVRTKRGVTATEAGATLYRHAQLILRQYEQAQADVKSAGQTLSGQVSVGLAPGTGASALSLPLLRTVRARHPDILLYINENFGTTLSELIMNGRMDMAVLYGDKPVHGLSFQLLMNEELFLVAPRSMGITQEQIGVTELRDVPLLLPRPYNYLRKYVDEGFARVQMIPKVVAEIESASTLSAAVSAGIGATILPDSTARVVAAAGDIVQCRIVSPVIKIPLSVCLSDHLPLSEPAAAVKDILLELAGDLALDVRFEPGADT; encoded by the coding sequence GTGAACCTGCGGCGTTTGAAGTACTTCGTGAAAATCGTCGATATCGGCAGCCTGACTCAGGCCGCCGAAGTGCTTCATATCGCGCAGCCGGCGCTCAGCCAGCAGTTGATCACGCTCGAAGACGAGTTCCAGCAACAACTGCTGGTGCGCACGAAACGCGGCGTCACCGCCACCGAGGCGGGCGCCACGCTGTATCGCCACGCACAGTTGATCCTGCGCCAGTACGAACAGGCGCAGGCCGACGTGAAGAGCGCCGGCCAGACGCTGTCGGGCCAGGTTTCGGTGGGTCTTGCGCCGGGCACCGGCGCGTCGGCGCTGTCGTTGCCTCTGTTGCGAACCGTGCGGGCCCGGCATCCGGACATCCTGCTGTATATCAATGAAAACTTCGGCACGACGCTTAGCGAACTGATCATGAACGGCCGCATGGATATGGCGGTGCTGTATGGCGACAAGCCCGTGCACGGCCTGTCGTTCCAGCTTCTGATGAACGAGGAACTGTTCCTCGTCGCGCCGCGCAGCATGGGCATCACGCAGGAGCAGATCGGCGTGACCGAATTGCGCGACGTGCCGTTGCTGCTGCCGCGTCCGTACAACTATCTGCGCAAGTATGTCGATGAAGGCTTCGCGCGCGTGCAGATGATCCCGAAGGTGGTCGCCGAAATCGAATCCGCATCGACGCTCTCGGCGGCGGTGAGCGCGGGAATCGGCGCGACGATCCTGCCCGATTCCACCGCGCGCGTGGTGGCGGCCGCGGGCGACATCGTGCAATGCCGGATCGTTTCACCCGTCATCAAGATTCCGCTTTCGGTCTGCCTGTCCGACCATCTGCCGCTTTCGGAGCCCGCCGCGGCCGTCAAGGACATCCTGCTGGAACTGGCGGGCGACCTCGCGCTCGACGTGCGCTTCGAGCCCGGCGCCGATACATAA